A region of Salmo salar chromosome ssa17, Ssal_v3.1, whole genome shotgun sequence DNA encodes the following proteins:
- the LOC106575325 gene encoding mitogen-activated protein kinase kinase kinase kinase 4 isoform X9 — MANDSPAKSLVEIDLASLRDPAGIFELVEVVGNGTYGQVYKGRHVKTGQLAAIKVMDVTEDEEEEIKLEINMLKKYSHHRNIATYYGAFIKKSPPGHDDQLWLVMEFCGAGSITDLVKNTKGNQLKEDWIAYISREILRGLAHLHAHHVIHRDIKGQNVLLTENAEVKLVDFGVSAQLDRTVGRRNTFIGTPYWMAPEVIACDENPEATYDYRSDLWSTGITAIEMAEGAPPLCDMHPMRALFLIPRNPPPRLKSKKWSKKFCSFIEGSLVKNYNQRPPTEQLLKHPFIRDQPNERQVRIQLKDHIDRTKKKRGEKDETEYEYSGSEEEEEDAGEQEGEPSSIVNMPGESTLRKDFIRLQQENKERSEALRRQQLLQEQQLREQEEYKRQLLAERQKRIEQQKEQRRRLEEGIPTRISALPVCRIPEVLSLLPPPGASQQQRREREMRRQQEREQRRREQEEKRRMEEMERRRKEDDERRRAEEEKRRSDREQEYIRRQLEEEQRHLEILQQQLLHEQAMLLPRTLHQEFKWRELEEQRKAERLHKRLQQEQAYLLSLQHDNKPPQQTQPPQPCQKTKDPKGMSPDSTSKAPQTTSPGPVGDRAPAPQPHFLNNSNAIASRRTSCDNTRSPQAHFLDNVTANAPRRMSSDTTKSPQTTSRDNTTKAPQKPSPNSVDKDSEKTPSDHSDALATQSTDVTKPSQTGVLDGPKSPQTDRSEPSGALGDPRPIREADERFRKNIQGSPQTAPPTKQPPVPPRSEPFSNGGSSESVPPAMHRPMEPQVQWSHLAALKSSSAAPPPVVSRSHSFSEPAVPSFAHLHLRSQEPHSHHHHPSAAAPSAARTDPQPPASGPSDEVPPRVPVRTTSRSPVLSRRDSPLQASAPPSNQAVQRSAGSNAEPRLLWDRVEKLVPRPGSGSSSGSSNSSSQAGSGERFRARSSSKSEGSPLQRPDNAAKKPDDKKDFARPNRPAGDVDLTALAKELRAVDDVRPPNKVTDYSSSSEESGTTDEDDDEEVDQDAADESTSGAEDTRAGRGLSNGETASLKTLLAHDDSENDLTTPSKDGTLVIRQTQSASNTMQKHKSSSSFTPFIDPRLLQVSPSSGSSLNNMAAFGNDGRLVDALRADPSRKGSVVNVNPVNTRPQSDTPEIRKYKKRFNSEILCAALWGVNLLVGTESGLMLLDRSGQGKVYPLISRRRIQQMDVLEGLNVLVTISGKKNKLRVYYLSWLRNKILHNDPEVEKKQGWVTVGELEGCVHYKVVKYERIKFLVLALKNSVEVYAWAPKPYHKFMAFKSFGDLVHKPLLVDLTVEEGQRLKVIYGSSNGFHAVDVDSGAVYDIYLPTHIQTNIQSHAIIILPNTDGIELLVCYEDEGVYVNTYGRITKDVVLQWGEMPTSVAYIRSNQIMGWGEKAIEIRSVETGHLDGVFMHKRAQRLKFLCERNDKVFFASVRSGGSSQVYFMTLGRTSLLSW, encoded by the exons gatgaggaggaggagatcaAACTGGAGATCAATATGCTGAAGAAGTACTCCCATCACAGAAACATTGCCACATACTACGGTGCTTTTATCAAGAAGAGTCCCCCGGGGCACGATGACCAACTGTGG CTGGTGATGGAGTTCTGTGGGGCGGGCTCCATCACAGACCTGGTgaagaacactaaaggaaaccaGCTCAAGGAGGACTGGATCGCCTACATCTCCAGAGAAATCCTCCGG gGACTGGCCCACCTGCACGCCCACCACGTCATCCACCGTGACATCAAGGGACAGAACGTCCTGCTCACAGAGAACGCCGAGGTCAAGCTTG TGGACTTTGGCGTGAGCGCCCAGTTAGACCGGACGGTGGGGAGGAGGAACACGTTCATCGGGACTCCCTATTGGATGGCGCCGGAGGTCATCGCCTGTGACGAGAACCCTGAGGCCACCTACGACTACAGA AGTGACTTGTGGTCAACTGGAATCACGGCCATTGAAATGGCCGAAGGAGCTCCTC CGCTGTGCGACATGCATCCGATGCGAGCACTCTTCCTCATCCCAAGGAACCCTCCCCCGCGACTCAAGTCCAAGAAGTG GTCTAAGAAGTTTTGCAGCTTCATCGAGGGCTCCCTGGTGAAGAACTACAACCAGCGGCCCCCCACCGAGCAGCTGCTCAAGCACCCCTTCATCAGGGACCAGCCCAACGAGAGGCAGGTCCGCATCCAGCTCAAAGACCACATTGACCGCACCaagaagaagaggggagagaaag atgagactgaatacgAGTACAGCGggagtgaggaggaagaggaggatgctggagagcaagagggagagccTAG CTCCATAGTGAACATGCCGGGGGAGTCGACGCTGCGTAAGGACTTCATCCGGCTGCAGCAGGAGAACAAGGAGCGCTCGGAGGCGCTGCGCCGACAGCAGCTCCTGCAGGAGCAGCAGCTCCGTGAGCAGGAGGAGTACAAGCGCCAACTACTGGCCGAGAGGCAGAAACGCATCGAGCAACAGAAGGAGCAGAGGAGGCGACTGGAGGAG GGAATCCCAACTAGAATTTCAGCTCTCCCTGTGTGTCGTATCCCTGAGGTTCTCTCTCTGTTGCCCCCTCCTGGTGCCTCACAGCAACAGCGACGCGAGCGCGAGATGAGGAGGCAGCAGGAGCGTGAGCAGCGCCGCCGCGAGCAGGAGGAGAAGAGGCGCATGGAGGAGATGGAACGGCGGCGGAAAGAGGATGATGAGCGCCGGAGggcggaggaggagaagaggaggagcgaCCGTGAGCAG GAGTACATTCGTCGGCAgctggaggaggagcagaggcACCTGGAGATCCTGCAGCAGCAGCTGCTCCATGAACAGGCCATGCTCCTG CCGCGCACTCTGCATCAGGAGTTCAAATGGCGGGAGCTGGAGGAGCAGCGGAAGGCAGAGCGTCTCCACAAGCGGCTGCAGCAGGAGCAGGCCTATCTGCTGTCCCTCCAGCACGACAACAAACCACCGCAGCAGACACAGCCGCCGCAGCCCTGCCAAAAGACTAAAGACCCCAAGGGAATGTCCCCCGACAGTACTAGCAAAGCCCCTCAGACAACGTCCCCGGGCCCCGTTGGCGATAGAGCCCCAGCTCCACAACCCCACTTCCTCAATAATTCTAATGCTATTGCTTCACGGAGAACGTCCTGCGATAACACTAGGTCCCCACAAGCCCATTTCCTGGACAACGTTACTGCTAACGCCCCACGGAGAATGTCCTCGGATACCACAAAGTCCCCACAAACCACGTCCCGGGATAATACGACCAAGGCCCCTCAGAAACCGTCCCCAAACAGTGTTGATAAAGACTCAGAAAAGACCCCCTCTGACCATAGCGATGCCCTAGCCACCCAGTCCACAGACGTTACTAAACCCTCACAGACCGGGGTCCTAGACGGCCCCAAGTCCCCACAGACAGACCGCTCGGAGCCTAGCGGCGCTCTCGGTGATCCTCGGCCAATCAGAGAG GCCGACGAGCGCTTCCGAAAGAACATTCAGGGCTCCCCCCAGACCGCCCCACCCACCAAGCAGCCCCCCGTGCCCCCCCGCTCCGAACCCTTCTCTAACGGCGGCTCCTCCGAGTCCGTCCCGCCTGCCATGCACCGACCCATGGAACCACAG GTCCAGTGGTCCCACCTGGCCGCTCTTAAGAGCAGCAGCGCCGCCCCGCCCCCCGTCGTGTCTCGCTCCCATTCCTTCAGTGAACCCGCCGTTCCTAGTTTTGCACATCTCCATCTGCGCTCCCAGGAGCCCCAcagccaccaccatcacccctctgCTGCCGCACCATCAGCTGCACGCACTGACCCCCAGCCCCCCGCCTCGGGCCCCAGCGACGAGGTGCCCCCCAGG GTTCCAGTGAGGACAACGTCCAGGTCCCCTGTGTTGTCACGCAGAGACTCTCCTCTCCAGGCCTCCGCCCCGCCTAGCAACCAGGCAGTACAGAGGAGCGCCGGCAG TAATGCGGAGCCACGTCTGCTGTGGGACCGAGTGGAGAAGCTGGTTCCCAGGCCCGGCAGTGGCAGCTCCTCCGGCTCCTCCAACTCCAGCTCCCAGGCCGGCTCTGGGGAGAGGTTCAGAGCACGct catCGTCTAAGTCTGAGGGCTCCCCACTGCAACGCCCCGACAACGCTGCCAAAAAGCCTGACGACAAGAAGGACTTTGCCCGACCCAACCGGCCAGCC GGTGACGTG GACCTGACGGCCCTGGCCAAAGAGCTGCGGGCGGTGGACGATGTGCGTCCCCCCAACAAGGTGACGGACTACTCCTCCTCCAGCGAGGAGTCAGGCACCACCGACGAAGACGACGATGAAGAAGTGGACCAGGACGCAGCAGACGAGTCCACCTCGGGAGCGGAGGATACCAGGGCCGG GAGAGGTCTGAGTAACGGAGAGACTGCATCCCTGAAGACCTTGCTGGCCCACGACGACTCAGAGAACGACCTCACCACACCCTCCAAGGATGGCACCTTGGTCATCCGACAG ACCCAATCGGCCAGCAACACCATGCAGAAACACAAgtcttcctcctccttcacccCCTTCATCGACCCACGCCTCCTGCAGGTCTCCCCCTCCAGCGGCAGCTCCCTCAACAACATGG CGGCCTTCGGGAACGACGGGCGGCTGGTGGACGCCCTGCGGGCTGACCCGTCCCGTAAGGGCTCCGTGGTCAATGTGAACCCGGTCAACACACGCCCCCAGAGCGACACGCCTGAGATCCGCAAGTACAAGAAGAGGTTCAACTCTGAGATCCTGTGTGCTGCACTATGGG GTGTCAACCTGCTGGTGGGGACAGAGAGTGGTCTGATGCTGCTGGACCGTAGCGGTCAGGGGAAGGTCTACCCCCTCATCAGCCGACGGCGCATCCAACAGATGGACGTCCTGGAGGGACTCAACGTCCTGGTCACTATATCAG ggaagaaGAATAAGTTGCGTGTGTACTACCTGTCCTGGCTGAGGAACAAGATTTTGCACAACGACCCAGAGGTGGAGAAGAAGCAGGGCTGGGTCACTGTAGGAGAGCTGGAGGGCTGCGTACACTACAAAGTCG TGAAATATGAGAGGATCAAGTTCTTGGTTCTTGCCTTGAAGAACTCCGTGGAGGTCTATGCGTGGGCCCCCAAGCCGTACCACAAGTTCATGGCCTTCAAG TCGTTTGGTGACCTGGTGCACAAGCCCCTGCTGGTTGACCTGACGGTGGAGGAGGGCCAGAGGTTAAAGGTCATCTACGGCTCCAGCAACGGCTTCCACGCCGTGGACGTGGACTCTGGGGCGGTTTACGACATCTACCTGCCCACACAC ATCCAGACCAATATCCAGTCCCATGCCATCATCATCCTGCCCAACACGGATGGCATTGAGCTGCTGGTGTGTTACGAGGATGAGGGCGTCTACGTCAACACCTACGGACGCATCACCAAAGACGTGGTGCTGCAATGGGGCGAGATGCCCACCTCAGTGG CCTACATTAGGTCCAACCAGATCATGGGCTGGGGGGAGAAGGCCATAGAGATCAGGTCTGTGGAGACAGGACACCTGGACGGGGTCTTCATGCACAAGAGAGCCCAGAGACTCAAGTTCCTGTGTGAGAGGAATGACAAG GTGTTCTTTGCGTCGGTGCGCTCTGGAGGTTCCAGCCAGGTCTACTTCATGACCCTGGGCCGTACCTCCCTGCTTAGCtggtag
- the LOC106575325 gene encoding mitogen-activated protein kinase kinase kinase kinase 4 isoform X13, with product MANDSPAKSLVEIDLASLRDPAGIFELVEVVGNGTYGQVYKGRHVKTGQLAAIKVMDVTEDEEEEIKLEINMLKKYSHHRNIATYYGAFIKKSPPGHDDQLWLVMEFCGAGSITDLVKNTKGNQLKEDWIAYISREILRGLAHLHAHHVIHRDIKGQNVLLTENAEVKLVDFGVSAQLDRTVGRRNTFIGTPYWMAPEVIACDENPEATYDYRSDLWSTGITAIEMAEGAPPLCDMHPMRALFLIPRNPPPRLKSKKWSKKFCSFIEGSLVKNYNQRPPTEQLLKHPFIRDQPNERQVRIQLKDHIDRTKKKRGEKDETEYEYSGSEEEEEDAGEQEGEPSSIVNMPGESTLRKDFIRLQQENKERSEALRRQQLLQEQQLREQEEYKRQLLAERQKRIEQQKEQRRRLEEQQRREREMRRQQEREQRRREQEEKRRMEEMERRRKEDDERRRAEEEKRRSDREQEYIRRQLEEEQRHLEILQQQLLHEQAMLLEFKWRELEEQRKAERLHKRLQQEQAYLLSLQHDNKPPQQTQPPQPCQKTKDPKGMSPDSTSKAPQTTSPGPVGDRAPAPQPHFLNNSNAIASRRTSCDNTRSPQAHFLDNVTANAPRRMSSDTTKSPQTTSRDNTTKAPQKPSPNSVDKDSEKTPSDHSDALATQSTDVTKPSQTGVLDGPKSPQTDRSEPSGALGDPRPIREADERFRKNIQGSPQTAPPTKQPPVPPRSEPFSNGGSSESVPPAMHRPMEPQVQWSHLAALKSSSAAPPPVVSRSHSFSEPAVPSFAHLHLRSQEPHSHHHHPSAAAPSAARTDPQPPASGPSDEVPPRVPVRTTSRSPVLSRRDSPLQASAPPSNQAVQRSAGSNAEPRLLWDRVEKLVPRPGSGSSSGSSNSSSQAGSGERFRARSSSKSEGSPLQRPDNAAKKPDDKKDFARPNRPADLTALAKELRAVDDVRPPNKVTDYSSSSEESGTTDEDDDEEVDQDAADESTSGAEDTRAGRGLSNGETASLKTLLAHDDSENDLTTPSKDGTLVIRQSAGDKKRPAVNVSSSSSGPSVAHGQAVQVHTPPGPGNGHQEKNGFAGRIHLLPDLIQQSHHSPTSSSSSISNSPSSSSSHVSPAMSPQTPLDKLTAIETQSASNTMQKHKSSSSFTPFIDPRLLQVSPSSGSSLNNMAAFGNDGRLVDALRADPSRKGSVVNVNPVNTRPQSDTPEIRKYKKRFNSEILCAALWGVNLLVGTESGLMLLDRSGQGKVYPLISRRRIQQMDVLEGLNVLVTISGKKNKLRVYYLSWLRNKILHNDPEVEKKQGWVTVGELEGCVHYKVVKYERIKFLVLALKNSVEVYAWAPKPYHKFMAFKSFGDLVHKPLLVDLTVEEGQRLKVIYGSSNGFHAVDVDSGAVYDIYLPTHIQTNIQSHAIIILPNTDGIELLVCYEDEGVYVNTYGRITKDVVLQWGEMPTSVAYIRSNQIMGWGEKAIEIRSVETGHLDGVFMHKRAQRLKFLCERNDKVFFASVRSGGSSQVYFMTLGRTSLLSW from the exons gatgaggaggaggagatcaAACTGGAGATCAATATGCTGAAGAAGTACTCCCATCACAGAAACATTGCCACATACTACGGTGCTTTTATCAAGAAGAGTCCCCCGGGGCACGATGACCAACTGTGG CTGGTGATGGAGTTCTGTGGGGCGGGCTCCATCACAGACCTGGTgaagaacactaaaggaaaccaGCTCAAGGAGGACTGGATCGCCTACATCTCCAGAGAAATCCTCCGG gGACTGGCCCACCTGCACGCCCACCACGTCATCCACCGTGACATCAAGGGACAGAACGTCCTGCTCACAGAGAACGCCGAGGTCAAGCTTG TGGACTTTGGCGTGAGCGCCCAGTTAGACCGGACGGTGGGGAGGAGGAACACGTTCATCGGGACTCCCTATTGGATGGCGCCGGAGGTCATCGCCTGTGACGAGAACCCTGAGGCCACCTACGACTACAGA AGTGACTTGTGGTCAACTGGAATCACGGCCATTGAAATGGCCGAAGGAGCTCCTC CGCTGTGCGACATGCATCCGATGCGAGCACTCTTCCTCATCCCAAGGAACCCTCCCCCGCGACTCAAGTCCAAGAAGTG GTCTAAGAAGTTTTGCAGCTTCATCGAGGGCTCCCTGGTGAAGAACTACAACCAGCGGCCCCCCACCGAGCAGCTGCTCAAGCACCCCTTCATCAGGGACCAGCCCAACGAGAGGCAGGTCCGCATCCAGCTCAAAGACCACATTGACCGCACCaagaagaagaggggagagaaag atgagactgaatacgAGTACAGCGggagtgaggaggaagaggaggatgctggagagcaagagggagagccTAG CTCCATAGTGAACATGCCGGGGGAGTCGACGCTGCGTAAGGACTTCATCCGGCTGCAGCAGGAGAACAAGGAGCGCTCGGAGGCGCTGCGCCGACAGCAGCTCCTGCAGGAGCAGCAGCTCCGTGAGCAGGAGGAGTACAAGCGCCAACTACTGGCCGAGAGGCAGAAACGCATCGAGCAACAGAAGGAGCAGAGGAGGCGACTGGAGGAG CAACAGCGACGCGAGCGCGAGATGAGGAGGCAGCAGGAGCGTGAGCAGCGCCGCCGCGAGCAGGAGGAGAAGAGGCGCATGGAGGAGATGGAACGGCGGCGGAAAGAGGATGATGAGCGCCGGAGggcggaggaggagaagaggaggagcgaCCGTGAGCAG GAGTACATTCGTCGGCAgctggaggaggagcagaggcACCTGGAGATCCTGCAGCAGCAGCTGCTCCATGAACAGGCCATGCTCCTG GAGTTCAAATGGCGGGAGCTGGAGGAGCAGCGGAAGGCAGAGCGTCTCCACAAGCGGCTGCAGCAGGAGCAGGCCTATCTGCTGTCCCTCCAGCACGACAACAAACCACCGCAGCAGACACAGCCGCCGCAGCCCTGCCAAAAGACTAAAGACCCCAAGGGAATGTCCCCCGACAGTACTAGCAAAGCCCCTCAGACAACGTCCCCGGGCCCCGTTGGCGATAGAGCCCCAGCTCCACAACCCCACTTCCTCAATAATTCTAATGCTATTGCTTCACGGAGAACGTCCTGCGATAACACTAGGTCCCCACAAGCCCATTTCCTGGACAACGTTACTGCTAACGCCCCACGGAGAATGTCCTCGGATACCACAAAGTCCCCACAAACCACGTCCCGGGATAATACGACCAAGGCCCCTCAGAAACCGTCCCCAAACAGTGTTGATAAAGACTCAGAAAAGACCCCCTCTGACCATAGCGATGCCCTAGCCACCCAGTCCACAGACGTTACTAAACCCTCACAGACCGGGGTCCTAGACGGCCCCAAGTCCCCACAGACAGACCGCTCGGAGCCTAGCGGCGCTCTCGGTGATCCTCGGCCAATCAGAGAG GCCGACGAGCGCTTCCGAAAGAACATTCAGGGCTCCCCCCAGACCGCCCCACCCACCAAGCAGCCCCCCGTGCCCCCCCGCTCCGAACCCTTCTCTAACGGCGGCTCCTCCGAGTCCGTCCCGCCTGCCATGCACCGACCCATGGAACCACAG GTCCAGTGGTCCCACCTGGCCGCTCTTAAGAGCAGCAGCGCCGCCCCGCCCCCCGTCGTGTCTCGCTCCCATTCCTTCAGTGAACCCGCCGTTCCTAGTTTTGCACATCTCCATCTGCGCTCCCAGGAGCCCCAcagccaccaccatcacccctctgCTGCCGCACCATCAGCTGCACGCACTGACCCCCAGCCCCCCGCCTCGGGCCCCAGCGACGAGGTGCCCCCCAGG GTTCCAGTGAGGACAACGTCCAGGTCCCCTGTGTTGTCACGCAGAGACTCTCCTCTCCAGGCCTCCGCCCCGCCTAGCAACCAGGCAGTACAGAGGAGCGCCGGCAG TAATGCGGAGCCACGTCTGCTGTGGGACCGAGTGGAGAAGCTGGTTCCCAGGCCCGGCAGTGGCAGCTCCTCCGGCTCCTCCAACTCCAGCTCCCAGGCCGGCTCTGGGGAGAGGTTCAGAGCACGct catCGTCTAAGTCTGAGGGCTCCCCACTGCAACGCCCCGACAACGCTGCCAAAAAGCCTGACGACAAGAAGGACTTTGCCCGACCCAACCGGCCAGCC GACCTGACGGCCCTGGCCAAAGAGCTGCGGGCGGTGGACGATGTGCGTCCCCCCAACAAGGTGACGGACTACTCCTCCTCCAGCGAGGAGTCAGGCACCACCGACGAAGACGACGATGAAGAAGTGGACCAGGACGCAGCAGACGAGTCCACCTCGGGAGCGGAGGATACCAGGGCCGG GAGAGGTCTGAGTAACGGAGAGACTGCATCCCTGAAGACCTTGCTGGCCCACGACGACTCAGAGAACGACCTCACCACACCCTCCAAGGATGGCACCTTGGTCATCCGACAG AGCGCGGGCGACAAAAAGCGCCCGGCGGTCAAtgtctcttcatcctcctccggTCCCAGTGTGGCTCACGGTCAAGCCGTTCAAGTACATACTCCTCCCGGTCCTGGTAACGGTCACCAGGAGAAAAACGGCTTTGCCGGCCGCATTCACCTGCTGCCAGACCTTATTCAGCAGAGCCACCACTcccccacctcttcctcctcttccatctccaactccccctcctcctcctccagccatGTCAGCCCAGCCATGTCCCCCCAGACCcccctggacaagctcactgccATCGAG ACCCAATCGGCCAGCAACACCATGCAGAAACACAAgtcttcctcctccttcacccCCTTCATCGACCCACGCCTCCTGCAGGTCTCCCCCTCCAGCGGCAGCTCCCTCAACAACATGG CGGCCTTCGGGAACGACGGGCGGCTGGTGGACGCCCTGCGGGCTGACCCGTCCCGTAAGGGCTCCGTGGTCAATGTGAACCCGGTCAACACACGCCCCCAGAGCGACACGCCTGAGATCCGCAAGTACAAGAAGAGGTTCAACTCTGAGATCCTGTGTGCTGCACTATGGG GTGTCAACCTGCTGGTGGGGACAGAGAGTGGTCTGATGCTGCTGGACCGTAGCGGTCAGGGGAAGGTCTACCCCCTCATCAGCCGACGGCGCATCCAACAGATGGACGTCCTGGAGGGACTCAACGTCCTGGTCACTATATCAG ggaagaaGAATAAGTTGCGTGTGTACTACCTGTCCTGGCTGAGGAACAAGATTTTGCACAACGACCCAGAGGTGGAGAAGAAGCAGGGCTGGGTCACTGTAGGAGAGCTGGAGGGCTGCGTACACTACAAAGTCG TGAAATATGAGAGGATCAAGTTCTTGGTTCTTGCCTTGAAGAACTCCGTGGAGGTCTATGCGTGGGCCCCCAAGCCGTACCACAAGTTCATGGCCTTCAAG TCGTTTGGTGACCTGGTGCACAAGCCCCTGCTGGTTGACCTGACGGTGGAGGAGGGCCAGAGGTTAAAGGTCATCTACGGCTCCAGCAACGGCTTCCACGCCGTGGACGTGGACTCTGGGGCGGTTTACGACATCTACCTGCCCACACAC ATCCAGACCAATATCCAGTCCCATGCCATCATCATCCTGCCCAACACGGATGGCATTGAGCTGCTGGTGTGTTACGAGGATGAGGGCGTCTACGTCAACACCTACGGACGCATCACCAAAGACGTGGTGCTGCAATGGGGCGAGATGCCCACCTCAGTGG CCTACATTAGGTCCAACCAGATCATGGGCTGGGGGGAGAAGGCCATAGAGATCAGGTCTGTGGAGACAGGACACCTGGACGGGGTCTTCATGCACAAGAGAGCCCAGAGACTCAAGTTCCTGTGTGAGAGGAATGACAAG GTGTTCTTTGCGTCGGTGCGCTCTGGAGGTTCCAGCCAGGTCTACTTCATGACCCTGGGCCGTACCTCCCTGCTTAGCtggtag